DNA sequence from the Myxosarcina sp. GI1 genome:
TAAAGAAGGCGATCGACATAGCTTCAATTATGCTGATGACCCCAACGGAAGCAAATGCCCCTTACACGCTCATATTCGGCAAGTTAATCCTCGCAAACATGAAGATAATGCAGATCTTGCAAAATCTCGAAAAAAGAAGCGAATTTTTCGTGCAGGAATTACCTATTTTGATGACCCAACGACACAGCAAGCTTCCGACTTGAGCAGTATACAGCAATGTTTGAATAAGCTGGACTATTTAAACAATAAAGTGAGTAAACAGTCATTGACAGATAATGTAAAAAGCATCAGTGGATTGCTGTTTGTTTGTTTTCAAAGTAATATCTTATTTCAATTTTCAGAGCTACAAAGAACTTGGGCAGATACAAATTTTCCAAAAGAAGACGCTCCTAAACATGAGTATCTCGATCCCATTATCGGTCATCCTGCTATTAAAAATGGCAAGATACCTAGTTCACAAAAATGGGCAAAAAATTGGGGTAAAAAAGAAAAATTTGTTCCTTACTCCTTTTGTGGTTGCGTCAAAAATAGAGGTGGTGAATTTCTTTTTGCCCCAAGTATTAGTTTTCTTAAAAACTTAACTTAAAACTGATTACAAAATTAAGAGATAGATTATGCCTTCATTACCAATTCAATTACAACAAACAAGACAAGATTGGAGCCGAGTCTTAGCCTTCGCTTGGAAAAACTTAAATGTATTAAAAAATTTGAGGGAAGATCCAAAAACGATTATAACAGAGCTGGCAAAAGGAAAAGAAGGAATGTATCCAGATGTTGATGATTATACGGCAGATGCTGCTAATAAGATCAAAAGCAGAACAGAAGAAGATCCAGGAGAATCTTATAGAGGCTATCTGCCGATTCCCGACAATCCATTTGAAGAAATGTTAGACAAATTAAACCAATCGGATTTAAAGACATTATTGAGCAAAGGAATAGATGGAATACTTAAATTTGACCAGGAAGTAGATTTATGGGCAGAGGAATTGCTTGCAGCCTGGAAAGATCGAGACAAATTGATCGCTATTCGCCAAGACCCGTTGAAAAATCTAATTCATGCAGACCAGCTACAAAAAAGCGAATACGGCATCTTGCCAATACCAGATCCACCAGCCGTTATTACCTCTAAATTAGACACAGAAGAATTAGACATAGAAGATTTGCAAAACCTCTTAGGTGATGAAGATAATATGTCTCATTTAGGGGGAATATTTTTATTTGGATCTTGATGAATTTAGTTACACTCGCTCCATTTTTATTAAGGTAGTTAGATGAAGTTTAAAGATTGTTTTCGGGTCGAAAATGTAGAGGCGGAAGCTACGTTTTTGCTAACAGAAAGAAATTCTGCTTTACTATGCAACAATTCATTTCAACTCCTAGTTCCTTTACTTGACGGACATCACACGGTTGAAGAAATTATTGAAAAAATTCGACCTCATCTATTAAGCAAATCGCCATCTGAATCAGAGGAAATTACTGCTCTTGCACAAGTTCACTATGCTCTGATGCAGTTAGAACAGAAAGGCTATCTTATTAAAGAAGAGGATACTCTACCAAGAGACTTGGCAATCTTTTGCGAACATTTAGGCATCGACCCCAAAGAAGCTCACTCTCGATTGCAAACCAAAAAAGTAGCAGTGAGTTCTTTTGTTTTAAATTTGCCGATCGCTCAATTCAAAACTGCTCTGGAATCTTTGCACATCCAAGTGTCTGATAGGACAGAAGCAGATTTAGAAATTGTCTTGACCGATGATTATCTACAAGATGGTCTATCTACTCAAAATCGACAGGCTCTAGATTCGTCCCGCTCTTGGATGTTGGTAAAACCAGTAGGAACAATTATTTGGCTCGGACCAATATTTGTACCAGGCATAAGTTGTTGGCAGTGTCTGGCACAACGTTTGCAAGGCAATAGACCAGTTGAAAAGTTTCTTCAAAAACACCAGAATATTTCTACTCCTCTGACACCTCCTCTTGCTTCTCTTTCTGCCACATTACAAACCGCTTTGGGAATGGCAGCAACAGAAGTTTTTAAGTGGATTGTTCGGGGAGAAAATAAACAATTAGAAGGGGTATTAGTAACCTACGATACTCTTTCTCTTAAAACACAAAATCACGTTTTGGTGAAGCGACCTCAATGTTTAAAATGTGGTCTAGGAGGAAGGCTAAATAGTAAACCTTTGCCTATTCTTTTAGGACACCGAAAAAAATCTTCTTGTAGAGAATACCGCCTGTCTTCTCCAGAACAAACGCTGAACCAATATCAACATCATATTAGTCCGATTACAGGTGTGGTTCGAGAACTCTCAAAGGTAGAGCGAGGAACAGAGCTAATTCATACATATTTAGCCAGACATCATTTTGCCACCGTATTTGACGATCTAGATGCCTTGCGTCAGTATACTATCGGTAGAAGTGGCGGTACGGCACGGACAGATCTGCAAGCTAAATGCAGTAGTTTCTGCGAAGCGATTGAAAGATATTCTGGAGTTTTTCAGGGGGACGAAATTAGGCAAAAGGGCAGTTATCGGCAAATGGGAGATCGAGCCATTCACCCTAATACCTGTATGAACTTTAGTCCCGCGCAATATCAAAATCGTCAGGAATGGAATGCTAGGTGTTCTGGTTTTTTGGGTAATTGGCAAAAAATTCCCGAACCTTTTGATGAGTCAAGAGAAATTGAATGGATTCCTGTTTGGTCTTTTAGAGATCGAGAATTTAAGTATCTACCTACGGCATATTGCTATTATGGTTATCCCAATTCTTCTAAGCCTGATTGTTGGGCTGACTCTAATGGTTGCGCTGCTGGCAACACTCTTGAATCAGC
Encoded proteins:
- a CDS encoding TOMM precursor leader peptide-binding protein, producing the protein MKFKDCFRVENVEAEATFLLTERNSALLCNNSFQLLVPLLDGHHTVEEIIEKIRPHLLSKSPSESEEITALAQVHYALMQLEQKGYLIKEEDTLPRDLAIFCEHLGIDPKEAHSRLQTKKVAVSSFVLNLPIAQFKTALESLHIQVSDRTEADLEIVLTDDYLQDGLSTQNRQALDSSRSWMLVKPVGTIIWLGPIFVPGISCWQCLAQRLQGNRPVEKFLQKHQNISTPLTPPLASLSATLQTALGMAATEVFKWIVRGENKQLEGVLVTYDTLSLKTQNHVLVKRPQCLKCGLGGRLNSKPLPILLGHRKKSSCREYRLSSPEQTLNQYQHHISPITGVVRELSKVERGTELIHTYLARHHFATVFDDLDALRQYTIGRSGGTARTDLQAKCSSFCEAIERYSGVFQGDEIRQKGSYRQMGDRAIHPNTCMNFSPAQYQNRQEWNARCSGFLGNWQKIPEPFDESREIEWIPVWSFRDREFKYLPTAYCYYGYPNSSKPDCWADSNGCAAGNTLESAILHGFMELVERDAIALWWYNRIQKPQVDLDSFNEPYFKALKEYYQTLHRDLWILDLTSDLNIPAFAAISRRTNREVEDIIFDFGVHFDPKTAIYKALNGMNKILHAVSAANLDGSTRYGSSMSEVAISWWKTATIANQPYLVPSNSILAKSYADYPQVERDDLFQDVMTCQQIVEQKGMELLVLDQTRPDIGLKVVKVIVPGLRHFWKRLGEGRLYDIPVQSGWLKEPMQEKELNPIPMWM